From Calditrichota bacterium:
AAACCGGTCAGGGCATTGTCACCGACGTCTGCCTCAAGCGAAAGGTGCGGGACTATGTGGCGACCAAACACAACAATGCCCCTTTCCGCATCTATGTTCAATCGAGAACATACCTGCAGGACTTTAAGAAAGAGGCATTCGATGCCCACGGTCTAACTAAAGGCGAGGGCGACAAAGGCGATAAACAGTCTCTTGCACAGTACTATATGTGCAAGAACTTCTTCGACATTCGCACCTTCGGAGCGGTTCTCGTGGGCAAGAAGGGTGAAGGGTACAACTGCGGTCAGGTTCGCGGGCCAATGCAGTTGACCTTCGCCCGCTCCATTGATCCGGTGTTCGCTCACGACATCTCCATAACGCGCATAGCGTTGGAGAATAGTGGTGAAAAACCACGCGAATCCGATGACGAGAAGGCGACGCATGGAACGATGGGCCGCAAAGCCCTCCTGCCTTACGGCCTCTACCGCGCCTACGGTTTCTTCAACCCGCTTCTGGCGAAGAAAGCCGGCTTCTCGAGCGACGACCTCGCGCTCTTCTGGGAGGCGGTCGAAAATATGTTCGAACTCGACCGCTCGGCCGCCCGGGGGTTGATGGGACTAAAAGGTCTGTTCG
This genomic window contains:
- the cas7c gene encoding type I-C CRISPR-associated protein Cas7/Csd2, with the translated sequence MSALTNDAAKRHDFILLFDVSDGNPNGDPDNDNLPRTDPETGQGIVTDVCLKRKVRDYVATKHNNAPFRIYVQSRTYLQDFKKEAFDAHGLTKGEGDKGDKQSLAQYYMCKNFFDIRTFGAVLVGKKGEGYNCGQVRGPMQLTFARSIDPVFAHDISITRIALENSGEKPRESDDEKATHGTMGRKALLPYGLYRAYGFFNPLLAKKAGFSSDDLALFWEAVENMFELDRSAARGLMGLKGLFVFSHDRPTGNAPAHRLFESVAINLHKPDKPPRSFGDYEMAVPPEGAVAGFEGVSFTRLVG